A section of the bacterium genome encodes:
- a CDS encoding DUF1559 domain-containing protein: protein MMSKIRKIWGSKKSSLPSTLRPLRLFRGFTLIELLVVIAIIALLASLLLPALSQAREMGRRIKCISNLRQLGLAFSMYTEDYDGYFPPTTSYHWPYALRKDGYVANDMLFVCPTAVKLRKDTESFVGTTTANDGMYSRASYGYNETGVGATLGVAHTPTKTSKIKYPAELIVLADAYYASLNITYYLITNSSSSAYKMDDDRHQGGVNILWADWHVSHVKNAYETYKGLDKYWKPAAD, encoded by the coding sequence ATGATGAGTAAGATAAGAAAAATTTGGGGGTCAAAAAAATCTTCTTTGCCCTCTACGCTTCGCCCTTTGCGCTTATTCAGAGGTTTTACGCTTATTGAGCTTTTGGTCGTAATAGCTATTATTGCTTTGCTGGCTTCGCTGCTCTTGCCTGCGTTATCACAGGCAAGAGAGATGGGAAGACGAATAAAATGTATCTCTAATCTAAGACAACTAGGGCTTGCCTTTTCTATGTATACAGAGGATTATGATGGTTATTTCCCCCCTACTACAAGTTACCATTGGCCTTATGCCCTAAGAAAAGATGGCTATGTAGCTAATGATATGCTGTTTGTTTGTCCAACTGCTGTGAAACTACGCAAAGATACAGAGAGCTTTGTTGGAACCACCACTGCCAATGATGGAATGTATTCAAGAGCAAGTTATGGGTATAATGAAACAGGTGTAGGGGCAACTCTTGGTGTAGCTCATACTCCAACAAAAACTTCTAAAATAAAGTATCCTGCAGAATTGATCGTTTTAGCAGATGCTTACTATGCAAGCCTAAATATTACCTACTATCTAATTACTAATTCATCTAGTTCTGCTTATAAAATGGACGACGATCGACATCAAGGGGGAGTTAATATTTTGTGGGCTGATTGGCATGTAAGCCATGTTAAGAATGCATATGAAACTTATAAGGGTCTTGATAAATATTGGAAGCCTGCTGCTGATTAA